A window of Flavobacteriales bacterium contains these coding sequences:
- a CDS encoding four helix bundle protein encodes MSSTSIGANIREASAAVRRKDFVNKMSIASKEARESLY; translated from the coding sequence CTTCGACAAGTATTGGAGCCAATATTCGTGAAGCCTCTGCCGCAGTACGTCGCAAAGATTTCGTGAATAAAATGAGTATAGCATCCAAAGAAGCTCGAGAGAGCTTGTACTAG